A section of the Sander vitreus isolate 19-12246 chromosome 19, sanVit1, whole genome shotgun sequence genome encodes:
- the gabarapb gene encoding gamma-aminobutyric acid receptor-associated protein, translating into MKFQYKEEHPFEKRRSEGEKIRKKYPDRVPVIVEKAPKARIGDLDKKKYLVPSDLTVGQFYFLIRKRIHLRAEDALFFFVNNVIPPTSATMGLLYQEHHEEDFFLYIAYSDESVYGSSQREI; encoded by the exons ATGAAGTTTCAGTACAAAGAAGAGCACCCTTTTGAGAAAAGGCGGTCCGAAGGCGAGAAAATAAGGAAGAAGTATCCGGACAGGGTACCT gtaATCGTGGAGAAAGCCCCCAAAGCTAGAATAGGAGATCTGGACAAGAAGAAATACCTTGTCCCCTCCGACCTGACAG TGGGCCAGTTTTACTTCCTCATCCGGAAAAGAATCCACTTGCGAGCTGAGGATGCACTCTTCTTCTTTGTAAACAACGTCATTCCACCCACCTCAGCTACCATGGGACTGTTGTACCAG GAGCATCACGAAGAGGACTTTTTCCTCTACATTGCCTACAGTGATGAGAGTGTGTACGGGAGCAGCCAAAGGGAAATCTGA